ACATTTAATATAGCTGAAATACCCCACCAGCTAATTAGCTGGTTATATAATTGCCAATCTATACCAGACAATCTGACATTCTAGCTTTTTATGGTATTAGTGGTGAGAAGAGGGAATTTGCAGATGCAGTAGTCACTTGTggaaattaaagatggaaaactCCTGCTGGGCATCTAGCCCATCACATAGGGtgaaagcttccattgacttcagtggggctatgaCTTCATCCCAGGATCTAACAAAGGATCTAAAGAACAGGATGTCTCGTGATGACGACAGTAAACTTATAATAATAAAGCAAAGGCAGAAatgtgtattaaatatttgttctgtagTTATGAATAATTATCCAGTTTCTTCCTATCATAGCAATGATAATGAAATAATTTCCAACCAGAAGTAACTAGGGAGGATGTTAAATAGGATTGGCAAAGTTTCTGAACACTTAAAATCTGCAGGATCCaaataacttgcacccaagaaaAGCAATTGGCTGAGGAACTCTGACCAActgatgttgggtttttttaataaatgttggcatattgtagAAGTTCCAGATGACTGAAAAAAGgtaatattgtgccaatatttaaaaagggtaaatgaaaTGACCTGTGTAACAATAGGACAGATACTATAATACCAATTCTGTGCAAAATCTTGAAATGCTTGATACAGGCTGCAAGCCATGAagaatgccagtcaacatggttttatggaataGGCcttgtcaaacttttttttttttttttttaaagattacaagtttggttgataaattgACATGAGTTCTGTAAGGCCTTTGAGCTAGTACCACATGACTTTTTAACTAAAAAATATACAAAACTAATGTATCACCTATTAAATGGGTTAAAATTGATAACTGGTAGATCTCAAAGTAATTGTTAATGAACCTCATCGTTCATTTGGGTTGTTTCTTGTGGGGTCCCACTGGGATCTGTTCTAGGCCCAAGGCTAATCGATATCTTTATCAATGGTCTggatgaaaatataaaatcactgttagcaaagtttgtagatgacagtctggtggagtagtaaataatgaccGGCTCAGTTACACAGAGTGATCTAGGAGTGTCTAGTGTAATATACTAGCACCTCCATATGATGACATAAAGAACTGCTGTTTAAATAGTAATGTTATCAGAGATACACATTTAGATTCAGTCACAACTTCATATACTCCCGGGGGCCTAACTATCTTTTTGTCTTTAGTCCCGACAGACACCTGAAGGGGAATTCCTACCATTAGATCAATGTGAGTTGGATGTTGGATTTGGAACTGGAGCTGACCAGCTGTTTTTAGTTTCTCCTTTAACCATCTGTCATGAAATCAACCCCAGAAGCCCCTTTTTTTGTCTCTCTCAAAGATCGCTAAGAAGTGAGCAGTTTGAGATCGTTGTCATCCTTGAAGGAATTGTTGAAACTACTGGTAAGCTATATGAACAAAGTGAATGGTctgtcagtgtttctcaaactgggatctTTGTCATGACTCGCGGACCCCCTAGAGCTGGACTTGTCCAGGGCTGCCAGCCCCTCTGATAAACTCGTCCCCCtccatgctgcaaaacagctgttcggcagcatgcaggagggaaggggaggggcaggggcagaaagaggtggggcagaggaaggggtggagtgggtatGGTGACCAGACGTCTCTCTGGCTGCTAGGTGCAGGGACGGCTGGGGAGcgctgcatgctgcccctgccacgagcgctggctccgcagcttccattggccgggaactgcggatggaggcagcagcagcgtgcagacccagagggagatgtcactgcttctggggagTCACCCGAGGTAAatgctgcctgcaccccaaccccttgtcacagccctgagccccctcctgaacccaaactctttcccagagcctgcacttcctcctgcaccccatccctgaaccctctcctgcacccaaactccctgccagagccatcaccctgaaccccctcctatgccccaaccccctgctccagccttgagccccctccttgCAGTGGGGGCTGGAGTCGGGGCAGTGTGCCCCCAACCCACGGCTGGGACTGCTTGGTCCGGCTGTCCAGCATGGCTGAGGCTGCTTGGGCTTGAGGGTCCTcgaaaaatgtttaaatcaaaatggggggtccttgggttgctaaagtttgagaaccactggtctacatattgtattattttaatattgaCACTTTCTGTTTGTCTTTAGTCCTAATATTTCTCTTAATCAGTGGTATAATATTGTATCAAGGCACTCATTCAAAATTATATTCTCCTGGAAAATTCGTATTGGCTGTTTCCATCAGCCTAACCAGGGTAAGCTTGGAATAGATTTTGTGCCTGAGCGAAAATGTTTTCATGATCAATTTACAAGTGTGCATTAAAATATAGTAATCTATGAATCTGTCCCTTATATGAAATTTTTTGCCTCACTTAACTTTTACAATATAGCATACGTAACAATATCGGAGACAGTTGTAATATGATGTCAGCAGTGATGTTTTTAGGTGTGTGTTGGTGAGAAAGGAGCTCAGCATGCTATGGGGCAATgtgttaaagaaataaaaagttatTCATCTAGCTCTAGTTCCTGGCACTCCTAATCTTTGCTGGACAACTCTCTAAATTCAAGCCAGGAGTACAATCCTTAACCCTCACAGCCAGCTGACTAATGGGTCTTTCAGATCACTTCTAAGAGAACTTCCCAGACACTAGTACAGCTAAAGTAGCACACCAATACCCGTAGTAAGAGAATACTCCCTGAAGTGTATGTTACctacctttttattattttatttgtaattacATCTCCCCACTAttcaaaataaattggtttggTACAATGACAAGACAGAGTTAATCAAATATTTGTATAAGCAAATCTGACTAAGTACTTAGAAACACTATCTCAACTGTTAGGAAACTGGCAGTCACCAGATGGAGCAACACATTATCTCAATGTTGTTAGATGTAGAATAGGATTGATTTTTATTATGCAATCTTACCATATATTCTCCTCCTACCATATGTTgatctgttttttcattttataagGTTAATGTTCCTGTCTGTTTATGTAGGAATGACGTGTCAGGCTAGGACCTCCTACACAGAAGATGAAGTTCTTTGGGGCCACAGATTCCTACCAGTAATGTCCCTAGAGGATGGCTTTTTTCGGGTGGATTACTCTCAGTTTCATGCCACCTTTGAAGTCCCCACACCTCCTTATAGTGTTAAAGAACAGGAGGAAAGCCTGTCCCTTCCATCTCCTTTGAATACTCCTATCGGTAACAACCGAAACAGAAGGGAACACATCTGCTCAATTGACTGTATTGATATTttagaagagaaaacaaacaagtttCCTAGTAAACTTCAAAAAATTAGCTCCAGAAAGGAGGGTCTTCAGAGAAGAGTCCTGAGAATGAGTTCCAGCAATGTAGAGAAAGCTTGCAGTACTGGAGATCTCTTGAAAATTCAGCATATAAGTTCTGTTACCAGCAATGAAGATGGTGATGAAAGGATACAATTGAAGGCCTTCAGAATCAAATCTGAGTCTTTGACTCAGTCTACTGGAGATCTTGAGGTACAGAAAAAGCCTCAAGGTATGCTCACCTTAGGGACAAGACTAGAGGATAATTTGCCTGCCAAACTTCGAAAAATGAATTCTGATCGCCTCTCCTAAATAACAGATGCAACAGGAGTTGTTGTTGTTAAACTGCATTTTAGACTTCTGTCTTTCAGGATTATTTTGGAATACTACTGTGATGATTTGGTTTTGCCAAGGGATTCTTCATaaataaaaattttcaaaattaattagCATTTTTCTATAATATTCAATACAAATCTGATTTATGTAGCATGGTAACTGTTCAGGGTGCTATACTGTAAGTTCATTGTGCCAAATAAACTGGTCCCTGCTTTAAAGCTCTGTATCAGCACCACTGTAACAGTTTGGTCTGGTCTTCCCTCCTTTCAGAAGTCTTTCTGAAATAAAAGGGACCAGATTCTCATCTATGACTAAAGTGCACATAATGCAGGTTGGGTTGGGGAGTGTTCAATGGCAGCATAAACCTCACCTTTACACTCCCCTGATCCTAGGGCTGCTGTGTACAGTGTGGGTATTCTCCCcgtgagcccccccacccccacatcataTATTAGAGTAGCCCTGTGTGTGGTCTAATCTATACCAATCTCTTAATACCCTTAAGGGACTAAAGCCATCACTGGGGAACAGTGTACCACAAAGATGCCACATCTCCTGTGCCAGCAATGGGGGGGTGGAGCAGCAGGGGCTATAGGAGCTGCTGAGCCACTGGAGGATCCATTACACTTATTGTGAGCCTCCCAGGGCTGGATGCACCTGTTCTAATGGCCAGCAGCCAGATTGATAAAAGGATTTGGCCAAAGAAGTATattaagaaaaagtaaaaaaacttTTTTCTCCTACCTCTAAAAgaattaaaatctgaaatttgaTAAGATGTACTAAAAATAGTTGGTGAAACTGGCCCTGAATACTACAGTCCTATGATATGAAAAGATAAGGATTTTTTCAGAGTGTGGGTGACCAGCAGTGTCTTAAACGCATGagtaaaaattatattttgactTACTGAATTTTAGAAAATGGTAAGAACTGGGCTATTAGTTTATGTTCTTAACATCATTAGTTCCATAGTTATCGAATAATCAAATGTTTGCTTCAGTTTCTATTCTAGAACTGTTATTCAtctttttcctgtggaaaaatgACTTGTTTCCAGCCTATAGTAAGCAAACAAAATCATAACtaactatttaataaaataatacttaGTACTTACTGTATATGATgctgagtacttgtggcaccttagagactaaccaatttatttgagcataagcttttgtgagctacagctcacttcatcggatgcatactgtagaaagtgtagaagatctttttatacacacaaagcatgaaaaaatacctccccccaccccactctcctgctggtaatagcttatctaaagtgatcactcttcttacaatgtgtatgataatcaaggtgggccatttccagcacaaatccagggtttaacaagaacgtctggggggggagagagaggttaccttgcataatgacttagccactcccagtctctattcagggagagaaaacctggatttgtgctggaaatggcccaacttgattatcatacacattgtaaggagagtgatcactttagataagctattactagcaggagagtggggtggggggaagtattttttcatgctttgtgtgtatattataagatcttctacactttccacagtatgcatccgatgaagtgagctgtagctcacgaaagcttatgctcaaataaattggttagtctctaaggtgcacaagtactccttttctttttgcgaatacagactaacacggctgttactctgaaacctgtatatgaTGCTGTGCTTCTTCAAACCATTCCACAACAAGAAGATCAAATTCTACTCTGATATATTGATGCAattttattgaagtcagtgggactgcacTGGTAtatcagagcagaattttgtcTATTAACTAATCATCACAGCACACTTGTGATAGAGCAACTCAAgcagagattaaatgatttgccc
The DNA window shown above is from Natator depressus isolate rNatDep1 chromosome 27, rNatDep2.hap1, whole genome shotgun sequence and carries:
- the LOC141978556 gene encoding G protein-activated inward rectifier potassium channel 1-like isoform X2, yielding MSAVRRHLWDEYQAVGSARGSARRKRQRFVDKNGRCNVQHGNLGGESSRYLSDLFTTLVDLKWRWNLLIFLLTYTVAWLVMASMWWGIAYLRGDLHRAHDQSYHPCVANVYNFPSAFLFFIETEATIGYGHRYITERCPEGIVLFLFQSLLGSIVDAFLIGCMFIKMSQPKKRAETLMFSRAAVISQRDGRLCLMFRVGNLRNSHMVSAQIRCKLIKSRQTPEGEFLPLDQCELDVGFGTGADQLFLVSPLTICHEINPRSPFFCLSQRSLRSEQFEIVVILEGIVETTGMTCQARTSYTEDEVLWGHRFLPVMSLEDGFFRVDYSQFHATFEVPTPPYSVKEQEESLSLPSPLNTPIGNNRNRREHICSIDCIDILEEKTNKFPSKLQKISSRKEGLQRRVLRMSSSNVEKACSTGDLLKIQHISSVTSNEDGDERIQLKAFRIKSESLTQSTGDLEVQKKPQDKRKEEDVNS
- the LOC141978556 gene encoding G protein-activated inward rectifier potassium channel 1-like isoform X1, whose translation is MSAVRRHLWDEYQAVGSARGSARRKRQRFVDKNGRCNVQHGNLGGESSRYLSDLFTTLVDLKWRWNLLIFLLTYTVAWLVMASMWWGIAYLRGDLHRAHDQSYHPCVANVYNFPSAFLFFIETEATIGYGHRYITERCPEGIVLFLFQSLLGSIVDAFLIGCMFIKMSQPKKRAETLMFSRAAVISQRDGRLCLMFRVGNLRNSHMVSAQIRCKLIKSRQTPEGEFLPLDQCELDVGFGTGADQLFLVSPLTICHEINPRSPFFCLSQRSLRSEQFEIVVILEGIVETTGMTCQARTSYTEDEVLWGHRFLPVMSLEDGFFRVDYSQFHATFEVPTPPYSVKEQEESLSLPSPLNTPIGNNRNRREHICSIDCIDILEEKTNKFPSKLQKISSRKEGLQRRVLRMSSSNVEKACSTGDLLKIQHISSVTSNEDGDERIQLKAFRIKSESLTQSTGDLEVQKKPQGMLTLGTRLEDNLPAKLRKMNSDRLS